Part of the Trichoderma asperellum chromosome 1, complete sequence genome is shown below.
TCCTCACCTATCACAGAGTAGAGGACCTGACCAGGGAAAGGGGATATTTATGTGAGCTTCAGCAAGCGCTTGGATATTTTGCGAGATTCGCgaggcgtttttttttttaatcaacTTTAGTATTTTGTTTATTATACAAATAACCCTACTCCCCCCTCTCCCTTTGCTTATCATActgggggagaagagaaacaaacCAAACATTTTGGAAACGGGTCAAAGCGagaggttttttttctccttgcttTTTATCATATTTATGTTATTTAGGCAGGGGACAAACAGTACGCAatgggtatatatatataacatgAGCGGATAACCCCTtaaaacaataaaataagccAAGAAGCCGCTGATATGCTGcaatattctttctttcttgtttctttctttctttctttctttctttttttttaatttccttttttttttctccttttttcctcctttgtcCCTGGTATTCCTTAGCTCAGCTCCTTGATTAGCTTTTTTACCAATTTCCTCTGCTCGTCTGCGCCGAGGGACTTTTGGTCGGTTTCTTGTATGGCTCTGCCGACCACGATGATGGTCTTGGTGCTATCACTGTCCACCCATAGCCGGCCGTTTCTGCCAGTCGCCGTCTCAAACTGAAGGCCGGCGTCGGCAAGCTCATCCAGAACCACGACCTTGCCCTGCTGCGCCTTCTTGGGCATCATCAGGAGGCGGGCCATGCCCACTGACACTGTGAATAGCATGCCTCCCACCAGCGGTCCGAGACCATCTGCCTTGCCTGTAGAGGCCGAGACACACTCGAGCTCGGCGTCCATGTGCTTGTTGGCCAGAGTGACGCGGGCGTATACCAAGGCCCCGGGCGCCAAGATGGGGCGCGTCTTTTTGGTGGCTGATTCGAATGAGAGCTGGGGGAGGAGAGCGGGAGCGGTGTAGTCGGAGAGGCTGACAAAGTAGACTTCTGAAGCAGACTTGTTGATGGTGCCGATGACGAGCTCGCCAACTCGCGGGATGTACTGTTCGTAGAGCTGTTGTTAGCCAATTGAAGCCGTGGAATGAGCCGTCTTATCGGGAAGTAGTGTGTGGCAAGCTTACTCTGCCGTTGGATGTCTCTACTCGGATTGCATTcttctgtctgtctgtcacCAGCTGGCCTGCCAGCGTTGGGAGAAGATCGCTCGGAGGGACATGGCGCAGGCCAGGACCTAGACGGACGGGCTTCTTGGGATGTGAGGGGATGAGGGAAGGGTCAATGTGATCGCCCGGCAGGACAAAGACGGGTTCTGAAGACATTTTTCTTGCAACAGCCGCAGCAGAAGATGCGCCAACAATCAATGAAGCGAATGAATGGCTGCTGATGGTGACGGCGATAACTCTGTCGCTTCAGCCTTGCGCGCGCGTCTTTCTCTGAATTAACCGATTTTTTTCTGGAGCTTTGCATGTGAGCACAGCTGATTGGCAGGATAAGAGATAAGATAGTGGAGGGGCATCTGCTTGATTGGCTCTAATACCACTCCATGGCGTTGTTTTAGCCTCTTGGCGGATTCGAACTGCGTTTGGCTGGCTTTtgcttgaatttttttttttggagaggaaaaaaaaaaaaaaaaaaatagcccCTCCACTAAGACCGACTACCAATCCAATCCgctactctctctctcgtctttaacgcctcttttcttttgcttttaggATTGAAGACGCATCAACAATCCAACAGcccgtctttctttttctccctaTTTCCGCTTCTTTTTATCCTTTCCCCCCTAAACTTCACAAACTCCTTTCCCAATGTCTGAGAGCAACGGCGTCAAGTCCGTGGTCGAGCCCGGCGAGCGAGTCGCTATCGGCATCACCTTTGGCAACTCCAACAGTTCCATTGCCTTCACTGTCGACGACAAGGCCGAGGTCATTGCCAACGAGGACGGTGGTATGTTTttatgttttcttttttccctttttttctttctttttccttgaaTGGATGGATATAGGCGGGAGTTGTGGCGCTTCATGGCGGAGTGGCCTCCCATACGCCATGACCCAGTATCTGgccgtttctctctctctctctctctctctcttgctctttgaCTGacatgtttttttcttctttttcttttttgggtaCAGACCGACAGATTCCCACCACTCTCTCCTAcgtcgatggcgatgagtaCTACGGCACTCAGGCCAAGGCCTTCCTGGTCCGCAACCCGACCAACACCGTTGCCTACTTCAAAGACTTCCTAGGCCAAGAGTATGTCATGCCAACTACCTACACTTTCTATTGAGACCGAGTCGAggaacaagaagaggaatacgaggggagggagaagaagaagaagaagaagaagaagaagaagaagaagaagaagaagaagaaaaataaaaatctttgtACTGACgaaaatgctgctgctagattCAAGTCAATCGACCCCACACACTGCCACGCTGCTGCCCACCCTCAAGACGTCTCCGGCACCGTCTCCTTCACCgtcaaggacaaggccggcgacgaggccgaggctTCCACCATCTCAGTTTCCGAGGCTGCCACCCGATACCTGCGCCGCCTCGTCGGCTCTGCCTCCGACTACCTGGGCAAGAAGGTCACTTCCGCCGTCATCACCGTCCCCACCAACTTCACCGAGAAGCAGCGCGAGGCCCTGATCAAGGCCGCCAACGACGCCGACCTCGAGGTTCTGCAGCTCATCTCCGACCCCGTTGCCGCCGTCCTGGCCTACGATGCCCGCCCCGAGGCCAAGGTCGAGGACaagattgttgttgttgccgacCTCGGTGGCACCCGCTCCGACGTCGCCGTTGTTGCCTCAAGAGGCGGCATCTACACCATCCTCGCCACCGCCCACGACTACGAGTTCTCCGGCGTCCACCTGGACGAGGCCCTGATGGACTACTTCGCCAAGGAGTTCATCAAGAAGCACAACGTCGACCCTCGATCAAACGCAAAGAGCCTGGCCAAGCTCCGACAAGAGTCCGAGGCCACCAAGAAGGCCCTGAGCTTGGGCACCAACGCCCAGTTCAGCGTCGAGAGCTTGGCTGACGGCTTCGACTTCTCCGCCACCCTCAACCGCACCCGATACGAAATGGTTTCCCGCAAGATCTTTGATGGCTTCAACCGCCTGGTCGAGAGCGTTATCAAGAAGGCCGAGCTGGACGTCCTCGACGTCGACGAGGTCATCATGTGCGGCGGTACCTCCCACACCCCCCGCATCGCCACCAACTTCCAGTCCATCTTCCCCGAGTCGACCAAGATCCTCGCCCCTGCCACCAGCGCCACCGCCATCAACCCCTCTGACCTGCAGGCCCGCGGTGCCGCTCTCCAGGCGTCCCTGATCCAGGAGTACGAGGCCGCCGACATCGAGCAGTCCACCCACCCTGCCGTCACCACCGTCAAGCACATCTCCAACGCCATTGGTGTCGTCACCAAGAACGCCGACGGCGAGGACGTCTTCACCCCCATCATGCAGGCCGAGACCGCCGTCCCCGCCCGCCGCACCGTCCACATCGCCGCCACTGGCGATGTCCTGATCAAGGTTGTCGAGGGCGGCACCCACATCAAGGTCACCAAGCCCGagcccaaggccaaggaggacaaggaagagaacgaggacgaggacgactctgactttgacgatgatgaggaagaggaggagaagcgcgAAAAGGTTTGGAAGATTGGCGAGGCCCTTGCCGAGGCTGCCATCAAGGGTGTTGGCAAGGATGGCAAGGTTGAGGTTACCATCAACGTCGCTGCGGATCTCAGCGTGACTGTGACTGCTAGAGAAGTTGGCGGAAAGGGTGGTGTCCGGGGTAACATTCAGGCTCCTTAAATGGAGAAAAATGATtgttgagaagagagagaaaagaggaaatataatcgggaaaaaaaggggggaaaggcAAGCATTTTAGCATATATGTGTGTGGTAGAAGCGTTGTCACAATGAACGAATGGGATGATGGCAGGGGAGGGCaaaatatctttttgatTTTTATATAGATCTTCATGAGGTGAAAAAGAGGGCTTTGCTTTTGAGGCCCTTATTAGGGAAATAGAACAGAAATATGACCGATCCGTATTCTGGCTTCAGTGTAGGGGGgatagagaaaaagaagagtttCAACCGTCAAGAGTGGCGAGCATTTCTCAACAAACATGGAAATATGTTTTATCTCTATTCATGGATGGATTGTAAGGCTGTATATGCGCATTACAGCCCCATTTCAGTGTGATGGCGAAAACGCCGATGAGTACCCAGTAGCACTAATTACAATCGTAAGAATATACATGAATccttgaggaagagaaattaTAAGCCTGAAAAGATAGGGACTTGGAAgtgaaacaagaagaaacGTATCAAAAGACAATTCGCCTCGCAAGCTAGggggggaaagagaagaaaagcaaagacaaaagaaaaaaaaaagaaaaggaaaaaaaaaaaggaaaatgcagTTCCCATCTTTGGAATAATTCACGCAGACACCATCCCAGGTAAACTCCACGCTACCAAATCATCCCTCACGTCCGACTCCCGAATCTCCTTTGTCCGCTTCATGTGATCCCTCTCGCGCTCGCTGCTGCCCATTGTCGGCGCCGCGCTGACGAGGCTGCCGACGCTCCTTGTGCTGAGCATGTCGTCATCTCGCGAGGGCGTCTCCCTGCCGTCCTCGCGGAGGATGCGCACGCCCTTCCTAAGGCGGTTGAACCCGCCGCCGGTGACGGTTGAGACGCTCTTATCGCTCGAGCCGCTGGGTGTGCGGTGATGGTGGGGGCGTGGGCTGCTGGGGGGTTATAGGAGTTGTTGCTGCCGCGGCGGAAGTGGTTTGACGAGCCGGAGTGGTTGCGGCGGTGGTTCATGCCCATGCGGCGGAATTCGTTGGGCCGGAGGGTGCCATCCTCTTCATagtcgtcatcttcagaaTCTGGGCTGGTGGCGCTTCTGTGCTTTGTTCTCCAGCCGTTCCCACCGGCGAAAATGTCCTCGATGCACTCATCGGTATGGAGTTCAGAGGGCTGCCGAGTCCAGGAAGCTGCGAGAGTTCGACGATATAAATCTTGGACCTCAGCAACATCTCTATTCTTAGATAAATTTGGCAAAGCTGTGGGAGGAGATCAGTATCAGCATTAGTATCAGCATCAGTATCAGTGTCtgcatcggcatcggcatcggcatcgggATGGTGCGTGACAGTGTGACGACGCAGACTCGGCAGAAAGATCGACTTACGTCCTAgaacttcatcttcattctgTTCTGGAGCCATGAAACCCGCAATTCCCCCAAACACTGGGGCCGTCTTCAATGGTGGCGCAATAAAGCTGCGTTCACCGTCCACTTGGATGAGCAGGATACTAATCTTGAGGGTGCTGTTGACTTTGCTGTCCTGCATGAGATACCTGCGGACGATGCCCTCTTCAGCATCTCTTTGGACTTCGTCGGACAATTTCAAGTCGTTGGCACTCGTTGGGCTCCCTGAGCTATTCGTTCGTTTTCTAGTCGAAGGCAAAGCATTTATCTCTCTCAAAAACGTTTCGCTCTCCTCAACATATTCAGCCAGGTTGAGCTTGATGTGGCCGAGTGAAATCTTCTCTGTGAGAGCAAATTCTTGGACAATTTCGAACTCTATTAGACACTCATTGAGGCTGTTGCTCTTGTCGACGGACATGCGAACGCCTGTTATTACTTTGTTGAAGCTGTATTCCACCCGATGATTGGCGATGGCCGCCTTGGGCGTGCGACCGCGATGGTCGGCATGCATAGAATGCGGTAGATGCCATTTGATGAATGAAGTTCCAGAAACAAGAGGTACGTTGTTTAAATCATAAATCTAGTAGTCGAGCGGAAGCGCAAGCGTTAGATGAACAGTCAAACCACATACGCGTAATTGAAAAGAATACGTCTCATCTACGTATCGTAAGTCGTAGCAGTAGTGGCTCACCTTTAGATGAAGTTCAAATTTGGGCTAAATATAGCAGAGCAGTGTTAGTGGTACGGTACGTTTCATTGATACAAGGTAAGGGTGAGCGCCGAGATGGCCACCGAATCGCCTCACCTTGCGCCCCTTGCCGActgaggggaaaaaagaaggcatGTTAGTCGTCAAATTCTCACGTGTAagcacaacaacaacaagtcTATCACAAACAAGTCTTTCGGATATGCCGGGAAGAGAGACAAATTTCACCAGGCTAGCTCACTTGAGCTGAAGAAAGACATGAgcagagagaagcagagcaaaacaaaaaacaccGACAAGAATAATAACAGACAAGgtggaagggaaaaagagagaagagccgcAGCAGTAGGGGCCACGTCCGCTGAAAAGGCTGAAGGAAGCAGAGCATGCGGCGCACCCACGCATGCATGACAGGCCGCCGTGCCCAGTCGGCCCGTGATAGTTCACCACATAACAAAACGGGAGAGATTCATTGGCTTACTCAGGGTAGCCATTGCAGGCTAATAGAAACCAAGCACCAATGCCGGCAAGGCCTAGGCCGTTTCACTAGTATGACTTGGTTTGATGCTGCAGAATATGATACTGCAGGCGAtgagtttaaaaaaaaatgggaacTGGAATTGAAGCTCCGACGCTACTGTAATAGTGGTAGCAGTAGCAACACGAACCGGTAAGGACTAGCCGGCGAGGATGGATTCCGGCGACTTTTTGATGCTGGAGCGTGGGgggtgatgagatgagataaGACgggacgagacgagacgagacgagacgaacTTGGCCGGAACAGGTTGTCGAGAATGCGGAGCCAAGGATGGTGGGCGAGCGCGGAATGGCGGACTGGCTCTCTCGCTTTCGGGGCCTGAACTATCGCAGCGGCCTGGCGTTGGAATGCGGACGTTGCATCGCCATTCGGGCTGGCTGCGAGGTCTGGAGGCGCGTGCTGCGAGCCCCTATTGCGAGATGAGATGTGAGACAGATGAGCTGCATGCTATCGTGGGCGTGCCATGGATACGCGTACCTTTTCAGGGATGAAAAAAGAGCTCTATAAATATGAACCCGGCCCTACCGATTCGTATTTGCGGACGGTGGTAGCGTCGTTTGTCCGACAAGGGGTGTGGCAGTTCCGATATTGCCACCTTGGCGAGACGGTGGTGATGATTTCGAAGGGAAAgtcaagaaagaaaatgaagagacagagagagagaaaagcgtgGTTTGGATGAAAGTTTGCCTTTAGAGAGTTCAGGGCGTCAAAAGCTGTAGAGACTTGAAATATGATTGACTTCGGCAGACTCGGCAGCGCATCCGTGCAATGGCTACTATCATATGGATCTCCAGATTGATTATTGGGGTCGTTGGAAaggtggagaagaaaagtgtGGGCAGCAAATCCGGCCATTGGTCTTGCAGCAGTGGTGGGATTCAGGCATGTGCTGTGCCGAATTATAGAGCTGTCGTTGCTTCTTTAGCACGTGGGAAGCGGCCACTGTAGGCGGTAGACTCGCTGACAGACAGCCAAGGCGGAGCCCGATACGGGGCACGGCAGCCTATATTGCAGCTCCAACAGCCCAAAGCAGCGATTACTAGGTACTTACGATGCAATTGCTCTCACTCTCATGCCTTGCCGCTGTATCATTGAGCGGCCAATGGCGCGTTATTCCAGCGCCGAATAGGGGAGATATTGCTGTGCCTTGGGTAATCCAGCGTCTTGGGAGACTGAGGGCCTGATGGAAGCCTCCCATTGGTGATGTCATGGCGCACAACATCCCATCAGTGCCGTCAACGCCGCCAAACCAATCAATGGAGGCTGCTGTAATGCACTTCCTTCAGTGGGTCGCGCGCATGGCCGACAGCTAAAGCAGCTCATCCACCGGGGCGCTTATCGATAAGCCATTCCACCCCAGAAAGTTTCCAAACCAGAGTCGCCATCACCGCACCAAGCCTGCATTCAAGAGCGCAATTGGGCTCTTCCAAAGCTCTCCAGCCCGCCATTAAAATGGCCGCCCCCCATTCGACAGGAGGGCAATCTGGCCCAGCCTCCAAAAAGCGCGGCCCCCCAGCTCCCGGAGGCCGTAGCGACGCCTTCCTCCAGAAGCGCGCCAAGGTCTACGCTGCACGAAATATCCCAGCTCAGCCTGCCGATGCCGCGCTCAAGGATGGCGAGCTGGATTTGGTGGCCTTTGTGGCCGCTCACGAGTTTGAGATCCGCGCTCTCGAGCAGAGCATGGCCGCGTCCAAGGCTGTGAGGAGCAGCAGGGCGTTCCAGCAGGTGCCCCGCGGCTTGAGAAGACGGACAGCGAGTCACAACCCCAAGCGAGTGCCACGGAGACTGCGGGCAAGGGCGAGGAAAGAGATGCACGAAGATAATACGCCCCTGGTCGAGTCTCGAAAGAGGAAACCAACAACGACGAGAGCAAGGATACGAGCTCAGACAGCCAAGAGACTACGGATACTCGCAGCgcggaagagaaagaagaaggaaaagaagagcagcgaggCTTCCGCCAAAGCTAATACCCAGGGCTCCAACGAAACCACCAAAGATGCTGGCGTCGTGGGGAGGAAACCAAGGCCCAAGATTCGAAGAAACGCGCTCAACGAGCCTCCCAAGCCACCCGCAAAATTCAGGAAGCGCCAGATTGACAAAACATGGCTCCCCACCCATCGATGGCACGCAAAGAGGGCTCGAATGACGGAACCCAAAGAGCCTCTGTGGCGCTTTGCAATCCCCTTGACACCAAACGAGAAGATTTACCGGCCAACCCACAGAGCGCAGGGAGAACGAGGCACCATGGTTTGGGACATGACTTATATGAGTACTATTGGCTTATACGGAAACTACGCCGGCTTGGTGAGAGTCCTCCAAAAGGTCGGGGTCACGCATGACTCCTGCTGGAACGATaagggaagaagatggagacagGGTACCCGGGCCTGGACTGGCGTCttgagcagagagagagctggagTCCAACGGCCA
Proteins encoded:
- a CDS encoding uncharacterized protein (EggNog:ENOG41), with the protein product MPSFFPSVGKGRKPKFELHLKIYDLNNVPLVSGTSFIKWHLPHSMHADHRGRTPKAAIANHRVEYSFNKVITGVRMSVDKSNSLNECLIEFEIVQEFALTEKISLGHIKLNLAEYVEESETFLREINALPSTRKRTNSSGSPTSANDLKLSDEVQRDAEEGIVRRYLMQDSKVNSTLKISILLIQVDGERSFIAPPLKTAPVFGGIAGFMAPEQNEDEVLGRKSIFLPSLRRHTVTHHPDADADADADTDTDADTNADTDLLPQLCQIYLRIEMLLRSKIYIVELSQLPGLGSPLNSIPMSASRTFSPVGTAGEQSTEAPPAQILKMTTMKRMAPSGPTNSAAWA
- a CDS encoding uncharacterized protein (EggNog:ENOG41); translated protein: MHADHRGRTPKAAIANHRVEYSFNKVITGVRMSVDKSNSLNECLIEFEIVQEFALTEKISLGHIKLNLAEYVEESETFLREINALPSTRKRTNSSGSPTSANDLKLSDEVQRDAEEGIVRRYLMQDSKVNSTLKISILLIQVDGERSFIAPPLKTAPVFGGIAGFMAPEQNEDEVLGRKSIFLPSLRRHTVTHHPDADADADADTDTDADTNADTDLLPQLCQIYLRIEMLLRSKIYIVELSQLPGLGSPLNSIPMSASRTFSPVGTAGEQSTEAPPAQILKMTTMKRMAPSGPTNSAAWA
- a CDS encoding uncharacterized protein (EggNog:ENOG41), which produces MSESNGVKSVVEPGERVAIGITFGNSNSSIAFTVDDKAEVIANEDGDRQIPTTLSYVDGDEYYGTQAKAFLVRNPTNTVAYFKDFLGQEFKSIDPTHCHAAAHPQDVSGTVSFTVKDKAGDEAEASTISVSEAATRYLRRLVGSASDYLGKKVTSAVITVPTNFTEKQREALIKAANDADLEVLQLISDPVAAVLAYDARPEAKVEDKIVVVADLGGTRSDVAVVASRGGIYTILATAHDYEFSGVHLDEALMDYFAKEFIKKHNVDPRSNAKSLAKLRQESEATKKALSLGTNAQFSVESLADGFDFSATLNRTRYEMVSRKIFDGFNRLVESVIKKAELDVLDVDEVIMCGGTSHTPRIATNFQSIFPESTKILAPATSATAINPSDLQARGAALQASLIQEYEAADIEQSTHPAVTTVKHISNAIGVVTKNADGEDVFTPIMQAETAVPARRTVHIAATGDVLIKVVEGGTHIKVTKPEPKAKEDKEENEDEDDSDFDDDEEEEEKREKVWKIGEALAEAAIKGVGKDGKVEVTINVAADLSVTVTAREVGGKGGVRGNIQAP
- a CDS encoding uncharacterized protein (BUSCO:EOG092D47YD~TransMembrane:1 (o149-169i)), translated to MSSEPVFVLPGDHIDPSLIPSHPKKPVRLGPGLRHVPPSDLLPTLAGQLVTDRQKNAIRVETSNGRYIPRVGELVIGTINKSASEVYFVSLSDYTAPALLPQLSFESATKKTRPILAPGALVYARVTLANKHMDAELECVSASTGKADGLGPLVGGMLFTVSVGMARLLMMPKKAQQGKVVVLDELADAGLQFETATGRNGRLWVDSDSTKTIIVVGRAIQETDQKSLGADEQRKLVKKLIKELS
- a CDS encoding uncharacterized protein (EggNog:ENOG41), giving the protein MATLIGKGRKPKFELHLKIYDLNNVPLVSGTSFIKWHLPHSMHADHRGRTPKAAIANHRVEYSFNKVITGVRMSVDKSNSLNECLIEFEIVQEFALTEKISLGHIKLNLAEYVEESETFLREINALPSTRKRTNSSGSPTSANDLKLSDEVQRDAEEGIVRRYLMQDSKVNSTLKISILLIQVDGERSFIAPPLKTAPVFGGIAGFMAPEQNEDEVLGRKSIFLPSLRRHTVTHHPDADADADADTDTDADTNADTDLLPQLCQIYLRIEMLLRSKIYIVELSQLPGLGSPLNSIPMSASRTFSPVGTAGEQSTEAPPAQILKMTTMKRMAPSGPTNSAAWA